In Candidatus Methylomirabilota bacterium, the following are encoded in one genomic region:
- a CDS encoding glycine--tRNA ligase, whose protein sequence is MDTLVSLSKRRGFVYQSSEIYGGTGSCWDYGPLGVELKRNIKELWWRDTVLRRRDMAGLDAAILMHPRVWKASGHLDHFTDPMVDCRACKRRFRADKLDEQPWVHYCPAKTDNRFEVPAREPCKHCGTRRTLCPECGKGELTPPRQFNLMFKTFMGPVEEDAAVTYLRPETAQGIFVNFDNVLQAVRRKLPFGIAQIGKSFRNEITPGNFIFRTREFEQMEIEFFVNPHDTVGGQPADEYWHERWIEERFGWYQRYGIRAENLRIREHGKDELSHYAKRTVDIEYQFAIGWSELEGIANRTDFDLKQHAAVSGKTLTYFDEERKAHVVPYVIEPSAGVDRSLLAFLTDAYRTEEVRGERRVVLRFHPEVAPVKIAVLPLLRKREDIVARAWELRDRLAQRWVTVYDDTAAIGRLYRRQDEVGTPYCVTVDVQTVGDPTKGEVGDERVTVRDRDSMGQIRVPIAELESVCAALLTGTAWTSIAERYPSQPSASG, encoded by the coding sequence ATGGACACCCTCGTCTCGCTCTCCAAGCGTCGCGGCTTCGTCTACCAGTCCAGCGAGATCTACGGAGGGACCGGGTCGTGCTGGGACTATGGGCCGCTTGGCGTCGAGTTGAAGCGGAACATCAAAGAGCTGTGGTGGCGCGACACCGTCCTCCGCCGCCGCGACATGGCGGGGCTCGACGCGGCGATCCTGATGCACCCCCGCGTGTGGAAGGCGAGCGGGCACCTGGACCACTTCACCGACCCCATGGTGGATTGCCGGGCGTGCAAGCGGCGCTTCCGCGCCGACAAGCTCGACGAGCAGCCGTGGGTCCACTACTGCCCGGCCAAGACGGACAACAGGTTCGAGGTGCCGGCGAGAGAGCCCTGCAAGCACTGCGGCACCCGGCGGACACTGTGCCCCGAATGCGGCAAGGGCGAGCTGACGCCGCCCCGGCAGTTCAACCTCATGTTCAAGACGTTCATGGGGCCGGTCGAGGAGGATGCCGCCGTCACCTACCTCCGGCCGGAGACCGCCCAGGGGATCTTCGTGAACTTCGACAACGTGCTCCAGGCGGTGCGGCGGAAGCTGCCGTTCGGGATCGCGCAGATCGGCAAGAGTTTCCGGAACGAGATCACCCCGGGGAACTTCATCTTCCGCACGCGCGAGTTCGAGCAGATGGAGATCGAGTTCTTCGTGAACCCGCACGACACCGTGGGAGGGCAACCAGCCGACGAGTACTGGCACGAGCGGTGGATCGAGGAGCGCTTCGGCTGGTACCAGCGGTACGGCATCCGGGCCGAGAACCTGCGGATCCGCGAGCACGGCAAAGACGAGCTATCCCACTACGCCAAGCGCACGGTGGACATCGAGTACCAGTTCGCCATCGGCTGGAGCGAGCTCGAGGGGATCGCCAACCGGACCGACTTCGACCTCAAGCAGCACGCCGCCGTCAGCGGTAAGACGCTCACGTATTTCGACGAAGAGCGGAAGGCTCACGTCGTTCCCTACGTGATCGAGCCCTCGGCCGGCGTGGACCGGAGCCTCCTGGCGTTCCTGACCGACGCCTACCGGACCGAAGAGGTCCGCGGCGAAAGGCGGGTCGTCCTCCGGTTCCACCCCGAGGTGGCGCCGGTCAAAATCGCCGTCCTTCCCCTCCTCAGGAAGCGGGAGGATATCGTCGCCCGCGCCTGGGAGCTCCGCGACCGGCTTGCCCAGCGTTGGGTCACGGTATACGACGACACGGCCGCCATCGGGCGGCTGTACCGGCGCCAGGACGAAGTGGGCACACCGTACTGCGTCACCGTGGACGTCCAGACGGTCGGGGATCCGACCAAGGGCGAGGTGGGGGACGAGCGGGTGACCGTTCGGGACCGCGACTCGATGGGCCAGATCCGCGTTCCGATCGCGGAGCTCGAGAGCGTGTGCGCGGCGCTCCTCACGGGCACCGCGTGGACGAGCATCGCTGAGCGGTACCCGAGCCAGCCGAGCGCCAGCGGCTAG
- a CDS encoding CoA transferase, with translation MSKSYPVLNWPAVPTPTPEDVYKGESDKAKEYALWLEDNLRQSKNFEKPEALDTIRVLDCTSQMIIGHWCSSLFAELGAEVIMVEPPGGDPLRKLTPFGRKEYMFKDSVSGEEVGARFLAEARSKESVTLDLTKPEGREILKKLATHADVIIENAPPGQWDEWGIGYRQLSQINPRLVYCWVGQLGQWGPLKDKPGNLDPTAQAACGFVHGTGAPVAFGGTPTRSGWWMCDQVGGTGAAIGIMTALNYRDKVSGRGQFVEATGAAGVIRILDYNWGWYGIDGSIRPRYGNWDLAICIYAVNPCKDGQIMVGGGHDRLWYRIWRTAGKDRPEVEEHIVEDPKMKEVTNRLPHYAQVETYTSLCEWMKDNTRSEAETKLQAEEVASGGVSFLDEVSEFPHYKYRGHLEVIDDVFYGRVLIGASAFLGQRTPGRVKWIGRPTAYDNEGVYRRLLGFTKADMDGLKQKGVI, from the coding sequence ATGTCGAAGAGCTATCCGGTGTTAAATTGGCCCGCCGTTCCGACGCCGACCCCGGAGGACGTCTACAAAGGGGAGAGCGACAAGGCGAAGGAGTACGCCTTGTGGCTCGAGGACAATCTCCGCCAGAGCAAGAACTTCGAGAAGCCCGAGGCGCTCGACACCATCCGGGTGCTGGACTGCACCAGCCAGATGATCATCGGCCACTGGTGCTCGTCGCTCTTCGCCGAGCTGGGGGCCGAAGTCATCATGGTCGAGCCGCCCGGCGGGGATCCCCTCCGCAAGCTGACCCCCTTCGGCCGGAAAGAGTACATGTTCAAGGATTCCGTCAGCGGTGAGGAGGTCGGGGCCCGGTTCCTGGCCGAGGCCCGCAGCAAAGAGTCCGTCACCCTGGACCTGACCAAGCCCGAGGGGCGTGAGATCCTGAAGAAGCTCGCCACCCACGCCGATGTCATCATCGAGAACGCGCCCCCCGGCCAGTGGGACGAGTGGGGGATCGGCTATCGGCAGCTCTCCCAGATCAATCCCCGTCTGGTCTACTGCTGGGTCGGTCAGCTCGGCCAGTGGGGGCCCCTGAAGGACAAGCCGGGCAACCTCGATCCCACCGCGCAGGCCGCCTGCGGCTTCGTCCACGGGACCGGCGCGCCGGTGGCCTTCGGCGGCACCCCCACCCGGTCCGGCTGGTGGATGTGCGATCAGGTCGGGGGCACCGGCGCGGCCATCGGGATCATGACGGCCCTCAACTACCGGGACAAGGTCTCGGGGCGGGGTCAGTTCGTCGAGGCCACCGGCGCCGCCGGGGTCATCCGGATCCTGGACTACAACTGGGGCTGGTATGGGATCGACGGCAGCATCCGGCCCCGCTACGGCAACTGGGACCTGGCCATCTGCATCTACGCCGTGAATCCCTGCAAGGACGGCCAGATCATGGTGGGGGGCGGCCACGACCGGCTCTGGTACCGGATCTGGCGGACGGCCGGGAAGGATCGCCCGGAGGTCGAGGAGCACATCGTCGAAGACCCCAAGATGAAGGAAGTGACCAACCGGCTGCCCCATTACGCGCAGGTGGAGACCTACACGTCGCTCTGCGAGTGGATGAAGGACAACACCCGCTCGGAGGCGGAGACCAAGCTCCAGGCCGAAGAGGTGGCCTCGGGCGGCGTGTCCTTCCTCGATGAGGTCTCCGAGTTTCCGCACTACAAGTACCGGGGGCACCTGGAGGTCATCGATGACGTCTTTTACGGCAGGGTCCTGATCGGGGCCTCGGCCTTCCTCGGCCAGCGGACTCCGGGCCGGGTGAAGTGGATCGGCCGGCCGACGGCGTATGACAACGAGGGTGTGTATCGCCGGCTCCTGGGCTTCACCAAGGCGGACATGGACGGGCTCAAGCAGAAAGGGGTGATCTGA
- the gcvH gene encoding glycine cleavage system protein GcvH, which translates to MATYPADLRYTREHEWARVEGARARVGITHYAQDQLGDVVFVELPKVGTRVRQMQTFGVVESVKAVSDLFAPLSGEVVEVNSSLTEHPEQVNQDPYGGGWMIIIANADGKELDALMSAAEYEKYLQTAGGPGGH; encoded by the coding sequence ATGGCGACGTATCCGGCGGATCTCCGCTACACCCGCGAGCACGAGTGGGCGCGGGTGGAGGGGGCCCGCGCCCGCGTGGGGATCACGCACTACGCCCAGGACCAGCTCGGGGACGTGGTCTTCGTGGAGCTGCCGAAGGTCGGGACGCGGGTCCGCCAGATGCAGACCTTCGGGGTCGTCGAGTCGGTCAAGGCGGTCTCCGACCTTTTCGCCCCGCTCTCCGGTGAGGTGGTCGAGGTGAACTCGAGCCTGACCGAGCATCCGGAGCAGGTGAACCAGGACCCGTACGGCGGCGGTTGGATGATCATCATCGCCAACGCGGACGGCAAGGAGCTGGACGCGCTCATGAGCGCCGCCGAGTACGAGAAGTACCTCCAGACGGCCGGGGGTCCCGGAGGACACTAA
- the gcvPA gene encoding aminomethyl-transferring glycine dehydrogenase subunit GcvPA: MRYIANTAAQRTEMLRTIGASDVEALLERIPSKARLGRELGIPAALAEGDLVAHVRALAGQNADGGGYVSFLGGGAYDHYVPSMINHMLLRSEFFTAYTPYQPEASQGTLRSIYEYQTMICELTGMDVTNASVYDGGSALAEAALMAHGVTEREQVVVSGAVSPLARRVVATYCAGPRLPLKTVPWAEGVTDLDALRKAVTGKTAAVMVQYPNFFGCLEDLDAAARIAHDRGALFVVSVDPIALGVLRPPGEAGADIVVGEGQGLGNPVTGGGPYLGLFACRAALVRRMPGRLVGQTVDRQGRRGFVLTLQTREQHIRREKATSNICTNVALVALGATIYLALMGKEGLRKVASLSTAKAHYAADALGRVPAVSRRFGAPFFKEFALRLPKAPDRVLRALRKRKILGGVALGHFDRTLRDCLLVAVTENRTRAEIDAYVEALGAALA, translated from the coding sequence ATGCGCTATATCGCGAACACCGCGGCCCAGCGGACGGAGATGCTGCGGACGATCGGGGCCTCCGACGTCGAGGCGCTGCTCGAGCGCATCCCGTCGAAGGCCCGGCTGGGCCGGGAGCTGGGGATCCCGGCGGCCCTGGCGGAGGGGGACCTCGTCGCCCACGTCCGGGCGCTCGCCGGCCAGAATGCCGACGGCGGGGGCTACGTCTCGTTCCTGGGCGGCGGCGCCTACGACCACTACGTCCCCAGCATGATCAACCACATGCTGCTTCGCTCCGAGTTTTTCACCGCCTACACGCCGTATCAGCCCGAGGCCAGCCAGGGCACGCTGCGGTCGATCTACGAGTACCAGACGATGATCTGCGAGCTGACCGGGATGGACGTGACCAACGCTTCGGTCTACGACGGCGGTTCGGCGCTGGCCGAGGCCGCGCTGATGGCCCACGGGGTGACCGAGCGCGAGCAGGTGGTCGTGTCGGGCGCGGTCTCGCCCCTGGCCCGCCGGGTGGTGGCGACTTATTGCGCAGGCCCGCGGCTGCCGCTCAAGACGGTGCCGTGGGCCGAGGGCGTCACCGACCTCGACGCCCTCCGCAAGGCGGTGACGGGCAAGACGGCGGCGGTCATGGTCCAGTACCCGAACTTCTTCGGCTGCCTGGAGGATCTGGACGCGGCAGCGCGGATCGCCCACGACCGCGGGGCCCTCTTCGTGGTCTCGGTCGATCCGATCGCCCTCGGGGTCCTGCGACCTCCCGGCGAGGCGGGGGCCGACATCGTCGTCGGGGAGGGGCAGGGACTCGGCAATCCGGTGACGGGCGGGGGCCCGTACCTCGGGCTCTTCGCCTGCCGCGCGGCACTGGTCCGCCGGATGCCGGGGCGGCTGGTCGGCCAGACGGTCGACAGGCAGGGCCGCCGCGGGTTCGTCCTCACGCTCCAGACGCGGGAGCAGCACATCCGGCGGGAGAAGGCGACGTCCAACATCTGTACCAACGTCGCGCTGGTCGCCCTCGGCGCCACGATCTACCTGGCGCTCATGGGCAAGGAGGGGCTCCGGAAGGTGGCGAGCCTCTCGACCGCGAAGGCCCACTATGCGGCGGACGCGCTCGGGCGGGTGCCGGCGGTCAGCCGCCGCTTCGGCGCGCCCTTCTTCAAGGAGTTCGCTCTGCGTCTGCCAAAAGCGCCGGATCGCGTCCTGCGGGCGCTGCGGAAGCGGAAGATCCTGGGCGGGGTGGCGCTGGGCCACTTCGACCGGACGCTCCGCGACTGCCTGCTGGTGGCCGTGACCGAGAACCGCACGCGCGCGGAGATCGACGCCTACGTCGAGGCGCTCGGCGCGGCGCTGGCATAG
- the gcvPB gene encoding aminomethyl-transferring glycine dehydrogenase subunit GcvPB: MNEYDKLIFELSVPGRVGFSLPDADVPEADPARLLPAEHLRTTPPALPEVSEFDAVRHYTRLSRMNYGVDTHFYPLGSCTMKYNPKVNEDMARLPGFARLHPLTPDEAMAGALELMVRLGEMLAEVVGMDAASLQPAAGAQGELAGVLMIRAFHLDREGSPRKKVLVPDSAHGTNPASTTIAGYQTIQLKSDAHGEVDLLDLERNLDEDVAAFMITVPNTLGLFESKILEITGICHAKGAQVYMDGANLNALLGITRPGDLGFDVVHMNLHKTFTTPHGGGGPGAGPVGIKEHLKPFLPVPVPSRDGERYRLDWKRPKSIGKLQSFWGNFGMLVRAYTYIRTMGPDGLRAVSDNAIVNANYVKARLAPHYDLPYAGHCMHEVVFSARRQKRQGVVATDIAKRLLDLGFYAPSIYFPMIVEEALMIEPTETEAKETLDQFCDAMIQIAHEAETAPETVHAAPVTTPVNRLDQTLAARQPNLRWRAGTSGPVGVPPAGRAGP; this comes from the coding sequence ATGAACGAGTACGACAAGCTCATCTTCGAGCTGTCGGTGCCCGGGCGGGTCGGCTTCTCGCTCCCGGATGCCGACGTGCCCGAAGCCGACCCCGCCCGCCTGCTGCCGGCCGAGCATCTGCGGACGACCCCGCCCGCCCTCCCCGAGGTCAGCGAGTTCGACGCGGTCCGCCACTACACGCGGCTGTCCCGCATGAACTACGGGGTCGACACCCACTTCTACCCGCTCGGCTCCTGCACCATGAAGTACAACCCGAAGGTCAACGAGGACATGGCGCGGCTGCCCGGCTTTGCGCGCCTTCACCCGCTGACGCCCGACGAGGCGATGGCGGGGGCGCTCGAGCTGATGGTCCGGCTCGGCGAGATGCTGGCCGAGGTGGTGGGGATGGACGCGGCGTCGCTCCAGCCGGCCGCCGGGGCCCAGGGCGAGCTGGCCGGGGTGCTGATGATCCGGGCCTTCCACCTCGACCGCGAGGGCAGCCCGCGGAAGAAGGTGCTCGTGCCCGACTCGGCCCACGGGACGAACCCGGCGTCCACGACGATCGCCGGCTATCAGACGATCCAGCTCAAGTCCGACGCCCACGGCGAGGTCGACCTCCTCGACCTCGAGCGGAACCTCGACGAGGACGTGGCGGCGTTCATGATCACGGTGCCGAACACGCTCGGGCTGTTCGAGTCGAAGATCCTCGAGATCACCGGGATCTGCCACGCCAAGGGCGCCCAGGTGTACATGGACGGCGCCAATCTGAACGCGCTCCTCGGCATCACCCGGCCGGGCGACCTCGGTTTCGACGTCGTCCACATGAACCTCCACAAGACGTTCACGACGCCCCACGGCGGCGGGGGCCCCGGTGCCGGCCCGGTCGGAATCAAAGAGCACTTGAAGCCGTTTCTTCCGGTCCCCGTCCCGAGCCGCGACGGGGAACGCTATCGCCTCGACTGGAAGCGGCCGAAGTCGATCGGGAAGCTCCAGTCGTTCTGGGGCAACTTCGGCATGCTGGTCCGCGCCTACACCTACATCCGCACGATGGGCCCCGACGGGCTGCGGGCCGTCTCCGACAACGCGATCGTCAATGCGAACTACGTGAAGGCCCGCCTCGCCCCGCACTACGACCTCCCGTACGCCGGGCACTGCATGCACGAAGTGGTCTTCTCGGCCCGGCGGCAGAAGCGGCAGGGGGTGGTGGCGACCGACATCGCCAAGCGGCTCCTCGATCTCGGCTTCTACGCCCCCTCGATCTACTTCCCGATGATCGTCGAGGAAGCGCTGATGATCGAGCCCACCGAGACGGAGGCGAAGGAGACGCTCGACCAGTTCTGCGACGCGATGATCCAGATCGCCCACGAGGCGGAGACGGCCCCCGAGACGGTCCACGCGGCGCCGGTCACGACGCCGGTCAACCGCCTCGACCAGACGCTGGCCGCCCGCCAGCCGAACCTCCGCTGGAGAGCGGGGACCTCCGGGCCGGTGGGGGTACCGCCGGCCGGACGGGCCGGGCCCTAG
- a CDS encoding CoA transferase has product MAETLSFEEFCRDVFDPKKLFSKPEPLKGTRFLSCTQYILGPSCANYLAELGAEVIKIELPRRGEPMRHTTPFNEPKLYPLSKQMPEMGTGLGFYGANHNEYFLSVDFHKPEGQAIVKMLASKCDGVVENYRAGTFDRWGIGYRQLSEINPRLIYQWLGGFGGWGPGRKRASYDILGQAQGGCFSVTGWPLDKGGLPAKQTIWIMDYWGGMMGAFQVLACMYWRDNVSGLGNFMEYSQVQGAQRHLSDCIALFGRYGLVAQRWGNWDTLLCVHGIVKCGKSSYPDSKNPQEMEEGYILVSAYTDADFAKLMRLIKRDDLATKYKTHDERVKAESQYEIYPAIEAWAKDKTKEQARDILTKEGINNQPVWNSKEVSNQEHFHLRGELEWLDDPTFGEVQSQGPAFHLSESPPRHKWALKPVGADNEYILGKLCGFSKTKIAELEADAII; this is encoded by the coding sequence ATGGCTGAGACCCTGAGCTTCGAAGAGTTCTGTCGCGACGTCTTCGATCCGAAGAAGCTCTTCTCGAAGCCGGAGCCGTTGAAGGGGACGCGCTTCCTCAGCTGTACCCAATACATCCTCGGGCCCTCCTGTGCGAACTATCTGGCCGAGCTGGGGGCCGAGGTGATCAAGATCGAGCTGCCCCGCCGGGGCGAGCCGATGCGCCACACCACCCCCTTCAACGAGCCCAAGCTCTATCCGCTGTCCAAGCAGATGCCGGAGATGGGGACCGGGCTCGGCTTCTACGGGGCCAACCACAACGAGTACTTCCTCTCGGTCGATTTCCACAAGCCGGAAGGCCAGGCCATCGTCAAGATGCTGGCGTCCAAGTGCGACGGCGTCGTGGAGAACTACCGGGCCGGGACCTTCGACCGGTGGGGGATCGGCTACCGGCAGCTCAGCGAGATCAATCCCCGGCTCATCTACCAGTGGCTGGGGGGCTTCGGGGGCTGGGGGCCCGGGCGGAAGCGCGCGAGCTACGACATCCTGGGTCAGGCCCAGGGCGGCTGCTTCTCGGTCACCGGCTGGCCGCTCGACAAGGGCGGCCTCCCGGCCAAGCAGACCATCTGGATCATGGACTACTGGGGCGGCATGATGGGGGCCTTCCAGGTCCTGGCCTGCATGTACTGGCGGGACAACGTCTCGGGCCTGGGGAACTTCATGGAATACTCCCAGGTGCAAGGCGCCCAGCGGCACCTCTCCGACTGCATCGCCCTCTTCGGCCGGTACGGCCTGGTGGCGCAGCGCTGGGGGAACTGGGACACGCTGCTTTGCGTCCACGGGATCGTCAAGTGCGGTAAGTCGTCGTATCCCGACTCCAAGAACCCGCAGGAGATGGAGGAGGGGTACATCCTGGTCAGCGCGTATACGGACGCCGACTTCGCCAAGCTGATGCGGCTCATCAAGCGGGACGACCTAGCGACGAAGTACAAGACCCACGACGAGCGGGTGAAGGCCGAGAGCCAGTACGAGATCTACCCCGCGATCGAGGCGTGGGCCAAGGACAAGACCAAGGAGCAGGCCCGTGATATCCTGACCAAAGAAGGGATCAACAACCAGCCGGTCTGGAACTCGAAGGAGGTGTCGAACCAGGAGCACTTCCACCTCCGCGGGGAGCTGGAATGGCTGGACGATCCCACGTTCGGCGAGGTCCAGAGCCAGGGCCCTGCCTTCCACCTCTCGGAGTCCCCGCCCCGCCACAAGTGGGCGCTCAAGCCGGTGGGGGCGGACAACGAGTACATCCTCGGCAAGCTCTGCGGCTTCTCCAAGACGAAGATCGCGGAGCTCGAGGCGGACGCGATCATTTGA
- the gcvT gene encoding glycine cleavage system aminomethyltransferase GcvT, translating to MAEPEAAALKRTPLHAAHVRRGARMIGFGGWDMPVQYTGIVEEHRTVRSAVGCFDVSHMGEFEFRGPDAERALQRLTTNDVSTLEVGQVQYSLLCYEDGGIVDDLTLYRLAPDHYMMTVNAANIEKDWGWVTEHLDGRVEATNVSAETGLIAVQGPRAEALVGRLADIDVTAIRYYHFSRGRVAGAPSIVSRTGYTGEDGFELYLAASSAERVWDALLAEGKPDGVAPIGLGARDTLRLEMKYALYGNDIDQTTNPLEAGLGWVVKLAKPDFFGRPAIERVKAAGPTRRLVGFEMVDRAVARHGYRLLKEGAAVGQVTSGSYGPAVDHYIGLGYVPVTLSAVGSLLEVEVRGRPQQARVVKTPFYPPKVKKA from the coding sequence ATGGCTGAGCCTGAGGCCGCTGCCCTCAAGCGCACGCCGTTGCACGCGGCGCACGTGCGTCGCGGGGCACGGATGATCGGGTTCGGGGGGTGGGACATGCCGGTGCAGTACACCGGCATCGTCGAGGAGCACCGGACCGTCCGGAGCGCGGTCGGCTGCTTCGACGTGAGCCACATGGGCGAGTTCGAGTTCCGGGGCCCCGACGCCGAGCGCGCGCTCCAGCGCCTGACGACGAACGACGTCTCCACGCTCGAGGTCGGCCAGGTCCAGTACTCGCTCCTCTGCTACGAGGACGGCGGCATCGTCGACGACCTGACCCTCTACCGCCTCGCCCCGGACCATTACATGATGACGGTCAACGCCGCCAACATCGAGAAGGACTGGGGATGGGTGACCGAGCATCTCGACGGGCGAGTGGAGGCAACGAACGTCAGCGCCGAGACGGGCCTGATCGCGGTCCAGGGGCCGAGGGCCGAGGCGCTGGTCGGTCGGCTCGCCGACATCGACGTCACGGCGATCCGCTACTACCACTTTTCGCGCGGGCGGGTGGCCGGAGCGCCGAGCATCGTCTCGCGGACGGGCTACACGGGGGAGGACGGCTTCGAGCTGTACCTGGCGGCGTCGAGCGCCGAGCGGGTCTGGGACGCGCTCCTCGCCGAGGGCAAGCCGGACGGGGTGGCGCCGATCGGGCTCGGGGCGCGAGACACGCTGCGGCTCGAGATGAAGTACGCGCTCTACGGGAACGACATCGATCAGACCACCAACCCGCTGGAGGCCGGCCTCGGCTGGGTCGTCAAGCTGGCCAAGCCCGATTTCTTCGGCAGGCCGGCGATCGAGCGGGTCAAGGCGGCCGGCCCGACGCGCCGCCTGGTCGGCTTCGAGATGGTGGACCGGGCGGTGGCGCGGCACGGGTACCGGCTCCTGAAGGAGGGCGCCGCGGTGGGCCAGGTGACCTCGGGCTCCTACGGGCCGGCGGTGGACCACTACATCGGCCTGGGGTACGTGCCGGTGACGCTGAGCGCGGTCGGAAGCCTGCTCGAGGTCGAAGTGCGGGGGCGCCCGCAGCAGGCGCGGGTGGTGAAGACGCCCTTCTACCCGCCGAAGGTGAAGAAGGCGTAA
- the nrfD gene encoding NrfD/PsrC family molybdoenzyme membrane anchor subunit — MAYRVGTPGPPWGREIVADFTLSALSAGALWVGAAAHLFAGDSRVWQPATLLGFPSIALALGILVHDLGRPRRFHHMMMAFNATSPMSWGVYLVSAYAVVAFVALLGPSQRWTAWALLALAPAVLAYKGLLLSATAVPFWRRGRLLGPLLLVAGVVLGASAIALVDARSPRLAPVIVAAGLLQAAGVVGVWLGAGAERSVLKGTHAGLWWLGGAGAGGLGPALGIVAGVDLRSCAVLALAGGVALRWALLRGPVEGLAAPARGVTPEPSSTVARP; from the coding sequence ATGGCCTACCGGGTAGGCACTCCCGGCCCGCCCTGGGGCCGCGAGATCGTGGCCGACTTCACGCTGAGCGCCCTGAGCGCCGGCGCCCTGTGGGTCGGGGCCGCGGCGCATCTGTTCGCCGGAGACTCCCGCGTCTGGCAGCCGGCGACGCTTCTGGGCTTTCCCTCCATCGCTCTCGCGCTCGGGATCCTGGTGCACGACCTCGGCCGGCCGCGCCGTTTCCACCACATGATGATGGCGTTCAACGCCACCTCGCCCATGTCGTGGGGTGTCTACCTCGTCTCGGCCTACGCGGTCGTCGCCTTCGTGGCGCTTCTCGGACCCTCGCAGCGCTGGACGGCGTGGGCACTCCTCGCGCTCGCGCCGGCCGTGCTCGCCTACAAGGGCCTCTTGCTCTCGGCGACCGCCGTCCCGTTCTGGCGGCGCGGACGGCTCCTGGGGCCCCTGCTCCTGGTCGCCGGCGTCGTGCTCGGCGCGAGCGCCATCGCGCTCGTGGATGCGCGCTCACCGCGGCTCGCGCCGGTCATCGTCGCCGCGGGGCTTCTGCAGGCGGCCGGGGTCGTCGGGGTGTGGCTCGGTGCCGGGGCCGAGCGCTCGGTCCTCAAGGGGACGCACGCGGGTCTGTGGTGGCTGGGAGGCGCCGGGGCGGGCGGACTCGGCCCCGCGCTCGGCATCGTCGCGGGCGTGGATCTGCGTTCCTGCGCGGTGCTCGCGCTGGCCGGCGGCGTGGCGCTGCGGTGGGCGCTCCTGCGCGGCCCGGTGGAGGGACTGGCTGCGCCGGCACGGGGGGTGACCCCGGAGCCCTCGTCGACCGTCGCTCGGCCCTGA
- the glyA gene encoding serine hydroxymethyltransferase — protein MALRESDPEVFGILRRERERQREGMELIPSENYVSEAVLEAMGSVFTNKYSEGYPGRRYYGGNENVDDVERLAQERAKALFGVPHANVQPYSGSPANLAVYVATCQPGDPIMGQNLPDGGHLTHGWKVSVTGTYYRSIPYHVKKDGYIDFEDVWRLAREHRPRLIWCGATAYVREFPFERFAEVADEVGAFFAADIAHIAGLVIAEAHKSPVPYAHVVTTTTHKTLRGPRGAMIMATQKGLKKDPELADRIDRAIFPGLQGGPHDHTTAAIAVALSEAAQPSFREYGHQVVANAKALAEGLLRRGVRLVTGGTDNHMMLIDLTAGGPGRGVFLQEALDRVGITVNKNTIPGEPSSAFYPSGVRLGTPAATTRGMREPEMDRIAAWIAAVVDELREFQLPEGREERTARLEAFRRAIEKNARLAAMREDVRSFCLKFPVPGTA, from the coding sequence ATGGCACTCCGTGAGTCGGACCCCGAGGTCTTCGGCATCCTCCGGCGGGAACGGGAGCGGCAGCGCGAGGGCATGGAACTCATCCCTTCGGAGAACTACGTCTCGGAGGCGGTCCTGGAGGCGATGGGCAGCGTCTTCACGAACAAATACTCCGAGGGATACCCCGGGCGGCGCTACTACGGCGGCAACGAGAACGTCGATGACGTCGAGCGGCTGGCGCAGGAACGGGCCAAGGCGCTCTTTGGCGTGCCCCACGCCAACGTGCAGCCGTACTCCGGGAGTCCCGCGAACCTGGCCGTCTACGTGGCCACCTGCCAGCCCGGCGATCCCATCATGGGGCAGAACCTGCCCGACGGCGGACATCTCACCCACGGGTGGAAGGTGAGCGTCACCGGCACGTACTACCGCAGCATCCCCTATCACGTGAAGAAGGACGGCTACATCGATTTCGAGGACGTCTGGCGGTTGGCCCGTGAGCACCGGCCCCGGCTCATCTGGTGCGGGGCCACGGCATACGTCCGGGAATTCCCCTTCGAGAGGTTCGCGGAGGTGGCCGACGAGGTCGGCGCCTTCTTCGCCGCCGACATCGCGCACATCGCGGGGCTGGTCATCGCCGAGGCTCACAAGAGCCCGGTGCCGTACGCGCACGTGGTCACCACCACGACCCACAAGACGCTGCGCGGCCCGCGCGGCGCTATGATCATGGCCACGCAGAAGGGACTGAAGAAGGATCCCGAGCTGGCCGACCGGATCGACCGGGCAATCTTCCCGGGGCTGCAGGGTGGCCCCCACGACCACACGACAGCGGCCATCGCGGTGGCGCTGAGCGAAGCCGCCCAGCCCTCGTTTCGGGAGTACGGCCATCAGGTCGTCGCCAACGCCAAGGCTCTGGCCGAGGGACTTCTCCGCCGGGGCGTCCGGCTCGTGACCGGTGGGACCGACAACCACATGATGCTGATCGATCTCACCGCGGGCGGCCCGGGCCGCGGCGTCTTCCTGCAGGAGGCCCTGGACCGCGTCGGGATCACGGTGAACAAGAACACGATCCCCGGCGAGCCATCGTCGGCGTTCTATCCGTCGGGCGTCAGGCTGGGGACTCCCGCGGCGACGACTCGGGGCATGCGGGAGCCCGAGATGGATCGGATCGCGGCGTGGATCGCCGCGGTGGTGGACGAGCTTCGCGAGTTTCAGCTTCCCGAAGGACGGGAGGAACGGACCGCCCGCCTCGAAGCGTTCCGTCGCGCGATCGAGAAGAACGCTCGGTTGGCCGCCATGCGGGAGGACGTCCGGAGCTTCTGCCTGAAGTTCCCGGTTCCTGGCACGGCCTGA